The Ignavibacteriota bacterium genome contains the following window.
ATTATAATTATAAATACTGAAATCTCTGAAATATTCAAAACCTCTTTCTAAAAACCCGGTAATGTAAACATTTTTTGGTTTTGCGTCAATATAAGCAAATACTTCAATTACTTTTTCAGAGAATCTTATTTCAAAATCATAATAGATTGTTGTAGTATCATATTGTAATTCTACATTTTCCATTTGTTCAGGTATAAATGTAGAAGCTCGTGGATTATGATTCTTCCATTTTACATCAAGTTGGTATTGCTTTCCTGCAAGAAATTGAATATCATTATTATTGTACACATCACCGTTGAAGTTAAGTTTATAACTTTGGTTATCACTAATTATATTTACTTCAGCATCTGAAACCAAAGCTTTATTATAATCGTACTCATCTAAAGGGTTTAGTGTTCTTGTCAGATGGATACCTTCAAATTTTCCATTTGGTTCAATTACACCCCTTACAACAATTTGCTCTTTATATGGAAGTGAAACACCTGTTATCGTCTCTTCGCAGGAATTGATGAAAAGTCCTGCTAAGAATATCAAAATCAGCAATGAAAATTTATTTTTTATCATATTTGTAATCCTCTAAAATTGAAAACTAAAACCAATTGTTGGTATGAACGGGAAAAGTGTAACTTGTTTAAGTTGTTTCTCATATTCGCCTGTATTTTCATTATAACCATCTGTAATATACCATGCAAATGGATTTCTTCGATTATATACGTTATATAAATTGATTGAAAATTCCATCGGATAATCACTCCACTTGAATTTATACATAAAATTCAAATCAAGCTTGTGAAATGCCGGTAATCTTGCGCCATTTCTGTCTGTATATTGATACAGGTCATTTCCTCCGAAGTAATTTTCTCCTATTGGATTAAATCTGTACATTCCCGTTGGCATTGTGTATGCCTGTCCCGTACCATATACCCACGATGCACCGATTTCCCAACTTTCTGCAATATTGTAAGTTAGCACAAAACTTACGTCGTGTCTTCTGTCGTATCTTGGAGAAAACCATCTGCCACCGTTAAGCTCATCAAATTGTCTGCGTGTCCAGGCGAGTGTATATCCAACCCAACCAGTAAAAGAACCAATTCTTTTGTTCAGAAAAAGTTCAAGACCGTATGCCTCTCCCCTGCCCGCAGTGAACTGGTCTTCAATTGGAATGCCAAATGTAAAAATACTCTCTTCCTTATATTCATACAGATTTTGCATATCTTTGTAATATATTTCTGCTGAAAATAAATATTCTCCACCTGCAAAAATATGCTCAAGACCAAGTACTCCCTGCCAGCTTCTTGATGGTTTGATATTTTCAGTTGATGGAAACCATAAGTCCGTCGGCAAAGTTATATCATTTCTTACTATAAGATGTAAAAATTGATGAGCAACCGCAAAACCACCGGTTAATGATGTTCTGTCCGAAAGACTATATGAAGCAGAAATTCTCGGTTCAAAAGCAAAATAATCTCCACCCTGAAAATAAAATAGGCGGCTTCCAATATTTGCATTTAACAAATCTGTAATTTTCCATTCATCCTGCACATAAATTGCAGCTTCTAATGATTGAATTTCTTTTTTTGTTAAATTATCAATAAATTCGTTAGTAAAATCAAACGATAAATCAGAACGAAAATTATGTAAAATCGCCTCCACGCCTGATTTAATTGAATGATTCTTTGCAGGAAAATATTCGGCTTCGGCTCTTAGCATAAAATCTTTGATATGTGATTGTGTATTAAAA
Protein-coding sequences here:
- a CDS encoding DUF4249 family protein, which codes for MIKNKFSLLILIFLAGLFINSCEETITGVSLPYKEQIVVRGVIEPNGKFEGIHLTRTLNPLDEYDYNKALVSDAEVNIISDNQSYKLNFNGDVYNNNDIQFLAGKQYQLDVKWKNHNPRASTFIPEQMENVELQYDTTTIYYDFEIRFSEKVIEVFAYIDAKPKNVYITGFLERGFEYFRDFSIYNYNQRDKDGKLKVVFAHFGFSDGMNNYDAIIRMIKNYEYFIDSYDEQYLNYYNTRYNGSMSGGIFGNEGLNIQWNVKGGLGLFIGRNRTIFKFN
- a CDS encoding TonB-dependent receptor plug domain-containing protein, with the translated sequence MLRLSVLIIFLFSFTIFAQNQSSSTVSGRVTESLSGESVISLRVALYKDSIFTDKKPLNGAITNKFGFYSIAKVIPGEYYFVARGVGYATYIQKIIVSEGEPLRLDIKMEIEDVRMQEITVTAEKDQPASSRISQVSISTDFVNKMPSLGGEKDLFRVLQLLPGVQQSTELSSGLYVRGGSPDQNLNLLDGVIVYNPSHLGGFLSVFNTDALRDVKLIKGAFPAQYGGRLSSVLDMTMKEGTKDKFSGAGGISLISSRLTLEGPIDKNSSFMVSGRRMYLDILTWLAQGGSNDDVPIYYFYDLNAKVNYQLSESDRIFVSGFFGRDVLKEPSNSNENFDISWGNATANIRWMHIVSPELFTNFSFIYTDYTFGTEIFNERNISENFNTQSHIKDFMLRAEAEYFPAKNHSIKSGVEAILHNFRSDLSFDFTNEFIDNLTKKEIQSLEAAIYVQDEWKITDLLNANIGSRLFYFQGGDYFAFEPRISASYSLSDRTSLTGGFAVAHQFLHLIVRNDITLPTDLWFPSTENIKPSRSWQGVLGLEHIFAGGEYLFSAEIYYKDMQNLYEYKEESIFTFGIPIEDQFTAGRGEAYGLELFLNKRIGSFTGWVGYTLAWTRRQFDELNGGRWFSPRYDRRHDVSFVLTYNIAESWEIGASWVYGTGQAYTMPTGMYRFNPIGENYFGGNDLYQYTDRNGARLPAFHKLDLNFMYKFKWSDYPMEFSINLYNVYNRRNPFAWYITDGYNENTGEYEKQLKQVTLFPFIPTIGFSFQF